Proteins found in one Labeo rohita strain BAU-BD-2019 chromosome 11, IGBB_LRoh.1.0, whole genome shotgun sequence genomic segment:
- the rnf207a gene encoding RING finger protein 207 isoform X1, with protein sequence MAGGIIFSYDDLFDPDYASLHPLVCHLCHEQYRQPCLLDCYHIFCASCLRGRTNDNRLNCPLCGYPSVLMGTNALPPEDRLLGFLVDNSIDSVVQCANCDVECKAQDAGPMYYCNTCSQPLCGECRELTHSARMFSQHDVVSLAKRTKEGHRKCSLHEELYIMFSTEKKSMLCIKCFRDMQIENRTHCIDIETAYGQGCEILDQAVLAVKELQTSAREAIVLLKAMLGEVRTSAEEEETAICTLFNSMQEKLAERKKALLKAAESQHKEKEKALKEQLSHLATLLPTLEVHLVTCSAFLSSANKFEFLDMGHQLMSRLCSIVKLPHKLRPVQSTKINTDYHAEFAHCLEPLLMLGQRRPGSVTAGIALSNRLSPLSMSCLSPSLEMPFGRRPTFHRNICTKVLLAEGRESPFTEHCRNFEKSYRILQTEVQRLKDEVQEMHRDLTKHHSLINTDTMDEILERSLLIDEQIASQYSAVQTQRAVFEEIWDVTFQRVTNEQEIYEAQLHDLLQLKQENSYLTTIARQIGPYILSIAKVKERLEPRFQKPENDCTDAVVKICEDSAVTTEQNSCNEKSRSAVYDGDSGTDNSLILLPGDTLLKNSDLCWQGKQINISKASCGKELPL encoded by the exons ATGGCAGGAGGAATCATTTTCTCTTATGATGACCTGTTTGATCCAGACTATGCCAGCCTCCATCCCCTCGTCTGTCACCTGTGTCATGAGCAATACCGCCAACCATGTCTTCTGGACTGCTACCACATCTTCTGTGCCAGTTGTCTGCGTGGCAGGACCAATGACAATCGCCTCAATTGCCCCCTCTGTGG ATACCCCTCAGTCCTAATGGGGACAAATGCACTTCCCCCCGAGGACCGTTTGCTCGGGTTCCTGGTGGATAATTCGATAGACAGTGTAGTACAGTGTGCTAACTGTGATGTGGAATGCAAAGCACAG GATGCTGGGCCGATGTATTACTGTAACACCTGCAGCCAACCACTGTGTGGAGAGTGCAGAGAGCTCACACACAGCGCCAGGATGTTTTCCCAGCATGATGTTGTGTCCCTGGCCAAACGAACCAAAGAGGGCCACCgcaagtgct CGCTCCATGAAGAGCTGTACATCATGTTTTCAACAGAGAAAAAGTCCATGCTGTGCATCAAGTGTTTCAGAGACATGCAAAT CGAGAATCGCACCCACTGCATTGACATCGAGACGGCATACGGGCAGGGATGTGAAATACTGGATCAAGCTGTTCTG GCGGTGAAGGAGCTGCAGACGTCAGCACGAGAGGCCATCGTACTGCTGAAGGCCATGCTGGGTGAAGTGCGGACAAGTGCAGAGGAGGAGGAAACTGCTATCTGTACTCTATTCAACAGTATGCAG GAAAAGCTTGCAGAGAGAAAAAAGGCCCTCTTAAAAGCTGCAGAAAG tCAACATAAAGAGAAGGAGAAGGCACTAAAGGAACAACTTTCTCACTTGGCCACCCTCTTGCCCACTCTTGAG GTGCACCTGGTCACCTGCTCCGCTTTTCTCAGCTCAGCCAATAAGTTCGAGTTCTTAGATATGGGACAT CAGTTGATGAGCAGACTGTGTAGCATTGTAAAGCTCCCTCACAAGCTTCGTCCTGTCCAGAGTACTAAG ATAAACACAGACTACCATGCCGAGTTTGCCCACTGTCTGGAGCCTCTTCTAATGTTGGGCCAGCGAAGGCCTGGCTCTGTAACTGCAGGCATTGCCTTGAGTAACAG GCTTTCCCCTCTGTCTATGTCGTGCCTGTCCCCTTCTCTTGAAATGCCTTTTGGCCGGAGGCCCACCTTTCACCGAAACATTTGCACCAAGGTGCTGCTGGCTGAGGGCAGAGAGTCACCCTTCACCGAGCACTGCCGCAATTTCGAGAAAAGCTACAGG ATTCTGCAGACTGAGGTCCAGAGGCTGAAGGACGAGGTTCAGGAGATGCACAGAGACCTGACAAAACATCACTCTCTCATCAACACGGACACTATGGATGAGATCCTGGAAAGGTCTCTACTCATTGACGAACAGATCGCGTCTCAGTACTCTGCTGTGCAGACCCAGAGGGCCGTATTTGAGGAG ATATGGGATGTGACCTTTCAAAGAGTAACCAATGAGCAGGAGATCTACGAAG CACAGCTCCATGACCTTCTGCAACTGAAGCAAGAAAATTCCTACTTGACAACCATTGCACGACAGATTGGACCCTACATCTTATCCATAGCGAAAGTAAAAGAGCGTCTGGAACCCag gTTTCAAAAGCCTGAGAATGACTGCACAGACGCTGTAGTGAAAATATGTGAGGACAGCGCAGTGACTACTGAACAAAACAG CTGCAATGAGAAGAGTCGCTCAGCAGTCTATGATGGAGACTCTGGCACAGACAACTCTCTTATCCTGCTGCCTGGTGACACATTACTAAAGAACAGTGACTTGTGCTGGCAAGGAAAGCAGATAAATATTTCAAAGGCCTCCTGCGGCAAAGAGCTGCCACTATAG
- the rnf207a gene encoding RING finger protein 207 isoform X2, whose translation MAGGIIFSYDDLFDPDYASLHPLVCHLCHEQYRQPCLLDCYHIFCASCLRGRTNDNRLNCPLCGYPSVLMGTNALPPEDRLLGFLVDNSIDSVVQCANCDVECKAQDAGPMYYCNTCSQPLCGECRELTHSARMFSQHDVVSLAKRTKEGHRKCSLHEELYIMFSTEKKSMLCIKCFRDMQIENRTHCIDIETAYGQGCEILDQAVLAVKELQTSAREAIVLLKAMLGEVRTSAEEEETAICTLFNSMQEKLAERKKALLKAAESQHKEKEKALKEQLSHLATLLPTLEVHLVTCSAFLSSANKFEFLDMGHLMSRLCSIVKLPHKLRPVQSTKINTDYHAEFAHCLEPLLMLGQRRPGSVTAGIALSNRLSPLSMSCLSPSLEMPFGRRPTFHRNICTKVLLAEGRESPFTEHCRNFEKSYRILQTEVQRLKDEVQEMHRDLTKHHSLINTDTMDEILERSLLIDEQIASQYSAVQTQRAVFEEIWDVTFQRVTNEQEIYEAQLHDLLQLKQENSYLTTIARQIGPYILSIAKVKERLEPRFQKPENDCTDAVVKICEDSAVTTEQNSCNEKSRSAVYDGDSGTDNSLILLPGDTLLKNSDLCWQGKQINISKASCGKELPL comes from the exons ATGGCAGGAGGAATCATTTTCTCTTATGATGACCTGTTTGATCCAGACTATGCCAGCCTCCATCCCCTCGTCTGTCACCTGTGTCATGAGCAATACCGCCAACCATGTCTTCTGGACTGCTACCACATCTTCTGTGCCAGTTGTCTGCGTGGCAGGACCAATGACAATCGCCTCAATTGCCCCCTCTGTGG ATACCCCTCAGTCCTAATGGGGACAAATGCACTTCCCCCCGAGGACCGTTTGCTCGGGTTCCTGGTGGATAATTCGATAGACAGTGTAGTACAGTGTGCTAACTGTGATGTGGAATGCAAAGCACAG GATGCTGGGCCGATGTATTACTGTAACACCTGCAGCCAACCACTGTGTGGAGAGTGCAGAGAGCTCACACACAGCGCCAGGATGTTTTCCCAGCATGATGTTGTGTCCCTGGCCAAACGAACCAAAGAGGGCCACCgcaagtgct CGCTCCATGAAGAGCTGTACATCATGTTTTCAACAGAGAAAAAGTCCATGCTGTGCATCAAGTGTTTCAGAGACATGCAAAT CGAGAATCGCACCCACTGCATTGACATCGAGACGGCATACGGGCAGGGATGTGAAATACTGGATCAAGCTGTTCTG GCGGTGAAGGAGCTGCAGACGTCAGCACGAGAGGCCATCGTACTGCTGAAGGCCATGCTGGGTGAAGTGCGGACAAGTGCAGAGGAGGAGGAAACTGCTATCTGTACTCTATTCAACAGTATGCAG GAAAAGCTTGCAGAGAGAAAAAAGGCCCTCTTAAAAGCTGCAGAAAG tCAACATAAAGAGAAGGAGAAGGCACTAAAGGAACAACTTTCTCACTTGGCCACCCTCTTGCCCACTCTTGAG GTGCACCTGGTCACCTGCTCCGCTTTTCTCAGCTCAGCCAATAAGTTCGAGTTCTTAGATATGGGACAT TTGATGAGCAGACTGTGTAGCATTGTAAAGCTCCCTCACAAGCTTCGTCCTGTCCAGAGTACTAAG ATAAACACAGACTACCATGCCGAGTTTGCCCACTGTCTGGAGCCTCTTCTAATGTTGGGCCAGCGAAGGCCTGGCTCTGTAACTGCAGGCATTGCCTTGAGTAACAG GCTTTCCCCTCTGTCTATGTCGTGCCTGTCCCCTTCTCTTGAAATGCCTTTTGGCCGGAGGCCCACCTTTCACCGAAACATTTGCACCAAGGTGCTGCTGGCTGAGGGCAGAGAGTCACCCTTCACCGAGCACTGCCGCAATTTCGAGAAAAGCTACAGG ATTCTGCAGACTGAGGTCCAGAGGCTGAAGGACGAGGTTCAGGAGATGCACAGAGACCTGACAAAACATCACTCTCTCATCAACACGGACACTATGGATGAGATCCTGGAAAGGTCTCTACTCATTGACGAACAGATCGCGTCTCAGTACTCTGCTGTGCAGACCCAGAGGGCCGTATTTGAGGAG ATATGGGATGTGACCTTTCAAAGAGTAACCAATGAGCAGGAGATCTACGAAG CACAGCTCCATGACCTTCTGCAACTGAAGCAAGAAAATTCCTACTTGACAACCATTGCACGACAGATTGGACCCTACATCTTATCCATAGCGAAAGTAAAAGAGCGTCTGGAACCCag gTTTCAAAAGCCTGAGAATGACTGCACAGACGCTGTAGTGAAAATATGTGAGGACAGCGCAGTGACTACTGAACAAAACAG CTGCAATGAGAAGAGTCGCTCAGCAGTCTATGATGGAGACTCTGGCACAGACAACTCTCTTATCCTGCTGCCTGGTGACACATTACTAAAGAACAGTGACTTGTGCTGGCAAGGAAAGCAGATAAATATTTCAAAGGCCTCCTGCGGCAAAGAGCTGCCACTATAG
- the rpl22 gene encoding 60S ribosomal protein L22 → MAPIKKQVTKGGKKKKQVLKFTLDCTHPVEDGIMDAANFEQFLQERIKVNGKSGNLGGGVVSIERSKSKITVTSEVPFSKRYLKYLTKKYLKKNNLRDWLRVVANTKESYELRYFQINQDEEEDDED, encoded by the exons ATGGCTCCGATT AAAAAGCAGGTGACCAAGGGTGGGAAGAAGAAAAAGCAGGTCCTGAAGTTCACCCTGGACTGCACCCACCCTGTGGAGGATGGCATCATGGATGCTGCTAACTTT GAGCAGTTCCTTCAGGAGCGCATCAAGGTAAATGGTAAATCTGGCAACTTGGGTGGTGGCGTGGTCTCCATCGAAAGGAGTAAGAGCAAAATCACAGTGACATCTGAGGTCCCCTTCTCTAAGAG GTACCTGAAGTATCTTACCAAGAAGTACCTCAAGAAGAACAACCTGCGTGACTGGCTGCGTGTAGTAGCGAACACCAAGGAGAGCTATGAACTGCGCTACTTCCAGATCAATCAGGATGAGGAGGAGGACGATGAAGATTAA